The Aneurinibacillus uraniidurans genome segment CGGATCCAACGAATACACCGTCAGAACCAAGGTGCATCATAAGAGCTGCATCAGCTGGAGTTGCCACGCCGCCTGCTGCGAAGTTTACAACTGGAAGCTTGCCGTGCTCATGTACGTATTTAAGAAGTTCGAATGGAGCACCAATGTTTTTCGCTTCTGCCATCAGCTCATCAAGCGCCATGCTTGATACTTTGCGAATCTGGCTTTGCATCATACGTTGGTGACGAACAGCTTCTACGATGTTACCTGTTCCTGGCTCACCTTTTGTACGGATCATGGATGCACCTTCACCGATACGACGAAGCGCTTCGCCAAGATCACGAGCACCGCAAACGAAAGGAACTGTAAAATCGTTTTTATTGATATGGAATACTTCATCCGCTGGAGTCAGTACTTCAGATTCATCAATATAATCAACGCCAAGTGATTCCAATACTTTTGCTTCTACGAAGTGACCGATACGCGCCTTCGCCATAACTGGAACCGAAACGGCTGCCATTACTTCTTCCACGATTGTCGGATCTGCCATACGGGCAACACCGCCTGCTGCGCGAATATCCGCAGGAACGCGCTCTAACGCCATAACGGCTACCGCTCCAGCCGCTTCTGCAATTCGCGCCTGCTCAGCGTTTACAACGTCCATGATGACGCCGCCTTTTTGCATTTCTGCCATTCCACGTTTTACACGCGATGTTCCTTGTTCTGTCATTTGTAAAATCCTCCTGCCACCTTATAAAATTCTGAAATATATAAAGAGTATCAATAAAACAATTCTACATAAAACATCGAAAAAAAACAATGAAATAAGCTTCCAATGTTTATTCCACTACATATTGGAGTAAACAAATTTGCTAGAATAAACCTTTAATCAGACCGCCAAGGCTACCGAACAATCCACCAATAAAGTCAATAATTGCTCGGAACGTCAAGCGCAGCCAGCCA includes the following:
- the pdxS gene encoding pyridoxal 5'-phosphate synthase lyase subunit PdxS, which gives rise to MTEQGTSRVKRGMAEMQKGGVIMDVVNAEQARIAEAAGAVAVMALERVPADIRAAGGVARMADPTIVEEVMAAVSVPVMAKARIGHFVEAKVLESLGVDYIDESEVLTPADEVFHINKNDFTVPFVCGARDLGEALRRIGEGASMIRTKGEPGTGNIVEAVRHQRMMQSQIRKVSSMALDELMAEAKNIGAPFELLKYVHEHGKLPVVNFAAGGVATPADAALMMHLGSDGVFVGSGIFKSDNPEKFARAIVEATTHYQDYALIGELSKNLGSAMKGIDVTSLLENERMAVRGW